In the genome of Vespa crabro chromosome 1, iyVesCrab1.2, whole genome shotgun sequence, the window aaacaattattaacattatttggGTGTGGTGTCGTAAAATTGGTGTCGTCTATTCCTTTTAATCCTttgtgttattaatatttaaaattttcctaTCCTTCAATCGCTTTGGAGTTTTAGAAAGTAGCCGGTATTAAAAATCCATTAATactttattatctctatttcattattatttaatctctctctttcttttttctttttttttttttaatcaaattttatagtttttcaatcgtcatattaaaaagaagaaatactatgtttttaaatgaatattatataatgatacTTCGCAAGAATTTATAGTaccaatataatattgtagCTATAATTTGTTGTCCATATTCTTACGCTCCGATAATACCTGCAAGTTATAGGTCacctgatatatatatatatatatatatatatatatatatatatatatatatatatatatatatatacatataatatacattttcaggattataaatatatatatatatatatatatatatatatatatatatatatatatgtatatacacatatatataatcgtactTCCAATTGGTTAACAATAAGCttgtgtatatttgtataactTGTTTGGGGATATGTATACTAATACCTTGAAAAAGATGTAATTGACAATCGGCAGTAAAAAGTTTTAGCAAAAATATCAGTTAGCCAATACGTTGCAGTTTCTCATGATCATCGtttcttttacttattatttggAAAATATCAAATGTTGATGCATCCGTATGTCGTGGTATAAgctttgtatatgtatatacgtctATTTTCGATATCAGTCCATACCTGTGTTTTTTTTACTGTATTCTGAGAGgacaataaagatattgaaaaaaaaagataatattgaaagCATCAATGGAAAATAGTCGTTCGCAGAAAgcatttctatttcctttttttcttttatcgtcaACATATAAATGAACATGCAATGCTTTATTGGCAGCTTATATTTCATGCCCTGCTGTAatttaaaacgaaaatgacaataagtatttaaaattgatataatcgagataaaatttatatataaaaaagaaaaaaaaattaaaaaagaattacttattgtcgttaataaaaTTGTCAACCCTTTCTGAAATTCATTATACGTGCTTACATTTTGTCAAAAATCTGTATGatcttttctgttttcctttttttttttttaatctcccATGCTTATCATCttgcttttatattttattatagggCGAACTCGAACAACAACTCCTTCAAGCAAATCCAATTTTAGAAGCATTCGGAAACGCAAAGACTGTGAAGAACGACAACTCGTCTCGTTTCGTAAGCACCTCTGACAATTAGCATTAGTAACATTTACTCATATacgatatttatcaatttctttctctcttcttgctTGTCTTTTAGGGCAAATTTATTAGGATAAATTTCGATGCCTCCGGTTATATCGCAGGTGCAAATATCGAGACGTATCTTTTAGAGAAATCAAGAGCGATCAGACAAGCCAAGGATGAAAGAACCTTCCATATATTTTACCAGTTGCTTGCTGGTGCCTCATCAGAACAAAAAAGTATGTACCGATAAATAACTAAGGTGATATATTGATcatgataagaaatataagatgtttgattattacatttttctttttttctttacagagGAATTTATATTGGAGGACCCTAAACATTATCCGTTCTTATCCAATGGTATTCTGCCTGTACCAGGAGTCGATGATTCCGCTGAATTCTTCTCAACAGTGAAATCGATGCACATCATGGGTATGACTAACGAAGATTTCTCATCGATCTTCCGCATTGTTTCTGCAGTGATGCTATTCGGTTCCATGCAATTCCGTCAAGAACGTAATTCCGATCAAGCGACTTTACCTGATAATACAGTAGCACAAAAAATATCTCATCTGTTAGGTCTCAGTGTAACAGAAATGACAAAAGCTTTCTTAAAACCTCGAATCAAAGTCGGTAGGGACTTTGTAACTAAAGCACAGACAAAGGAACAGGTAGAATTTGCGGTGGAAGCTATATCAAAGGCATGCTACGAACGAATGTTTCGTTGGTTAGTTAACAGGATCAATAGATCTTTGGATAGAACGAAAAGACAAGGTGCCAGTTTTATAGGTATCTTAGATATGGCCGGTTTTGAGATATTCGAATTGAATTCCTTCGAACAGCTATGCATTAATTACACGAATGAAAAGTTACAACAGTTATTCAATCACACCATGTTCATTCTCGAGCAAGAGGAGTATCAGCGAGAAGGTATCGAATGGAAATTCATCGATTTTGGACTCGATCTTCAACCTACGATCGATTTGATCGACAAACCAATGGGTATCATGGCTTTATTGGACGAAGAATGTTGGTTCCCCAAAGCGACCGATAAAACGTTCGTCGAGAAACTCGTCGGTGCACACAGCGTGCATCCCAAATTTATGAAAACAGATTTTCGAGGTGTCGCTGACTTTGCTATTATACATTATGCCGGTAAAGTGGATTATTCAGCGGCCAAATGGCTAATGAAAAACATGGATCCATTGAACGAGAACGTGGTGAGCCTTTTACAGGCATCCCAGGATCCATTCGTCTGCCATATTTGGAAAGACGCTGAAATCGTAGGCATGGCGCAACAAGCGCTGACGGATACACAGTTTGGTGCAAGGACTAGAAAAGGCATGTTTAGAACGGTATCTCAACTGTATAAAGAGCAATTGGCTAAATTAATGTTGACCCTGAAAAATACCAATCCGAACTTTGTCAGGTGCATTATTCCAAATCATGAGAAAAGAGCTGGTAAAATAGATGCTCCTTTAGTATTGGATCAATTACGATGTAACGGTGTATTAGAGGGAATACGTATCTGCAGACAAGGTTTCCCAAATAGAATTCCATTCCAGGAATTTAGACAGCGTTATGAGTTACTCACACCGAACGTTATCCCGAAAGGTTTCATGGACGGGAAGAAGGCTTGCGAGAAAATGGTATGTATCTTCTctttaatacaaaattttgCTTAAAAGCATAttgattcttatttttattcgtttttttctagATTCAAGCATTAGAATTGGATCCAAACCTTTATCGAGTTGGTCAATCAAAGATATTCTTCCGTGCCGGTGTTTTGGCTCATctcgaagaggaaagagattACAAGATAACCGATTTGATCGTAAACTTTCAAGCATTCTGTCGTGGTTTCTTGGCACGTCGCAATTATCAgaaacgtttacaacaattgAACGCCATTCGTATTATACAAAGGAACTGTGCAGCTTACTTGAAGCTTCGTAATTGGCAATGGTGGAGACTTTACACCAAAGTGAAGCCTTTGTTAGAGGTAACAAAACAAGAAGAGAAACTTACCCAAAAGGAAGACGAATTGAAGCAAGTTCGAGATAAACTTGAATCACAATTACACTCCGCCCAAGAATATGAACGTAAGTATCAACAAGCCATCGAAGAGAAAACGATGTTAGCCGAACAGTTGCAAGCTGAGGTAGAACTTTGCGCCGAAGCGGAGGAAATGCGAGCAAGATTGGCTGCGCGTAAGCAGGAGTTAGAAGAGATATTGCATGATTTGGAAGCACGCatcgaagaggaggaagagaggagtGCGGCATTGAcacaagagaagaaaaaattgcaaTTGAACATAAGCGATTTGGAAGAGCAattggaagaggaagaggctGCTAGACAGAAACTACAGCTTGAAAAAGTACAGTGCGATGCAAAAATTAAGAAACTCGAGGAAGACCTTGCACTTTCGGATGATACCAATCAGAAACTGCtcaaggagaaaaaaattctcgaGGAACGCGCGAACGATTTGTCTCAAACTTTggcggaagaagaagagaaagcaaaacatttatcaaaattaaaagcGAAACACGAAGCAACCATAGCGGACCTCGAAGAGAGATTACTTAAGGATCATCAACAACGACAGGAAGTGGATAGATCGAAGAGAAAAGTGGAAACCGAAGTGTCGGATTTGAAGGAACAACTTTCCGAAAGAAAAACGCAAGTCGAAGAATTACAATTGCAATTGGGAAAACGCGAAGAGGAACTGAATCAAGTGATGGCAAAGATGGACGAAGAAGGTGCGGCAAAGGCGCAAGCACAAAAAGCGTTAAGAGAATTGGAATCGCAATTAGCCGAATTGCAGGAAGATTTAGAAGCAGAAAAAGCGGCTCGTAGTAAGGCAGAAAAATTAAAGCGAGATTTGAACGAGGAATTGGAAGCATTGAAAAACGAATTGCTGGATTCATTGGATACTACTGCAGCCCAGCAAGAATTAAGAAGTAAACGTGAACAAGAATTAGCTACTTTGAAGAAGAATCTTGAGGAAGAAACATCGGTACACGAAGCTACGTTATCTGATATGCGACACAAACATACGCAAGAGTTAACAGCTTTGAACGAACAAATGGATGCCTTGAAGAAAACTAAAGCTGCTTTAGAGAAAGCAAAGGGTTCTCTCGAGGCTGAAAATGCAGATTTGGCTACTGAATTGAGATCGATTAGTGCGAGCAGACAAGAATCCGATCGTCGTCGTAAACAAGCAGAGCAACAGTTAGCCGATGTCAGCGCCAAATTAGGTGAAATTGAGAGAAACAAACAAGAATTGGTAGAAAAGGTAACGAAACTTCAGCAAGAGACTGAAAGCGTTATGCAACAATTAGAAGCAGCAGAATTGAAGACTTCAGCCGCTTTAAAAGCATTGGCAACGTGCGAATCACAATTTACGGAACTTCAACAACAATTAGAGGAAGAGACAAGACAGAAGCTTGCATTAAGTTCGAAACTTCGTGCGTTGGAAAGTGAGAAGGAAAGTATACATGAACaattggaagaagaagaagaggcaaAACGTGGCTTGGAAAAACAAGTTTTGAATTTGAACGCTCAGCTGGTAGAAGCGAAGAAACGTGCCGAGGAAGAGGCAGAAGCGGCAGCAGCATtggaagaaagtagaaaacgTTGCGCAAAAGATATCGAGGCACTTCAAAGACAAGTCGAAGAATTGCAAGCAGCTAATGACAAGTTAGAtaaatcgaagaagaagatacaaGCCGAATTGGAAGACAGTATCATCGAATTAGAAGTGCAACGAGCCAAGGTGCtagaattagaaaagaaacagaagaatttCGACAAGGTACTTGCAGAAGAGAAGGCCGTGTCGGAACAATATGCGGAACAGAGAGACAACGCGGAAAGAGAAGCACGTGAGAAAGAAACTAGAGTCCTTTCATTAACGCGAGAATTAGACGAACTTAATGAGAAGGTCGAAGAATTGGAAAGAGGACGTCGCGGGCTCCAATCGGAACTGGATGAGTTGGTGAATAATCAAGGTACAGCTGACAAAAACGTACATGAATTGGAAAAAGCTAAACGTGCTTTGGAATCGCAATTGGCTGAACAAAGGTCTCAAGTAGAAGAATTGGAAGACGAATTGCAGTTTACTGAAGATGCAAAATTAAGATTGGAAGTAAATATGCAAGCTTTACGTGCGCAATTCGAGAGAGATCTTCAAGCGAAGGAGGAACAAGCGGAAGAGAAGCGCCGAGGATTGGTCAAGCAATTGCGTGATGTTGAAGCCGAATTAGATGACGAAAGAAAGCAACGGGCGGCTGCGATAGCTCAACGTAAAAAGATGGAGAGCGATTACAAGGACATGGAGCAACAATTGGAGATTCATAACAAAGTGAAAGAAGATGCGTTGaaacaattgaaaaaattacaagTACAAATAAAGGATTATActagagaaatagaggaatTCAGGGCGGCTAGAGATGAATTAGCAGCTGGTGCGAAAGAATCGGAAAGGAAAGTAAAGAGTCTTGAAGCAGATTTGATGCAACTAACGGAAGACTTGGCTAACAGCGAACGCGCTAGACGAGCGGctgaaaacgagagagatgaACTTCAAGAGGAAGTTAACAACAATGCCAATAAGGGAACTTTAATGCTCGATGAGAAGCGTAGACTTGAAGCAAGAATCGCTACTTTGGAAGAAGAATTGGAAGAGGAACAATCTATTTCCGAGGTCGCTGTGGATCGTGCAAGAAAGGGACAGATCTCAATAGAACAATTATCGACTGATTTGGCTACCGAACGATCTACGACACAGAAACTTGAATCTCACAGAATGTTATTGGAGAGACAAAACAAGGAATTGAAAGCAAAACTTGCCGAATTAGAAACTGCTCAACGTGCCAAGACAAAAGCTACAATACAGCAATTAGAAtcgaagataaataatttggaCGAGCAACTGGAGACAGAAGCAAAGGAAAGGTTTGCTCAACAAAAGATCAATCgcaaattagaaaagaaattaaaagaaatgacTATACAATTAGAAGATGAGAGGAGAAACGCCGATCAATACAAGGAGCAAGTGGAAAAAGTAAATGCTAGAATGAAGACACTGAAGAGACAGTTAGATGAAGCAGAAGAGGAAATCAGTAGACACAAAGCTATGAAGCGAAAAGCTCAAAGAGAAATGGATGATATGCTGGAATCTCAAGAGGAACTTACACGTGAAGTAGCAAATCTGAAGAACAAATTGAGGTAAATATCTAATAGACAATTCGGATAATTGACAttttcgaaataatgaaataattataaatgcaaTTGGAGTATAAGACCTTTCTATAGGCGCATAACACGCAACCCTTTTTTCGTAAATTTGTTTAAAGGCGTGGTGGACCTGCTATAAGTTTGAGCTCTACGAGGCTAAAACGTGGATCTGTACAAACTGGAGGATCCGGCGATGATTCGACAACGCAAGACGAAAGTATCGACGGGGAAGAAAATACTAATTGAAGTCctataaatcttttaaaatgTGCAAAAACGAGGAAAACAGCCTGCGTCACGTTACGAAGCGACAACGATAGCGGAATTTCTCGATCTTATGTAAACATCGACTATATAAAGTCAATTGAATTTAGTACATTCGATCTAATATTCGCTTTCAgtgataaaattttacaagGAGGATAACGCATAAAAGTCCTGTTTCTTAAGAGTGCTATtaagagatatataaagatGGATCTTTGTATATTGATCCTGCGAATTGGATAATAGTTTATAGGAagtaattatttctttgtttgtatACTACTCTACttgttttcttccttattttcaCTAGAGTTTTATATGCTTCCCATAAAATGCCATGAGACGTCGagtgtaagaagaagaagaagagtcttttttgtttaaggatatgtatataattttacaacttattaattaataacttgACCGCCGAGCGGTATGAATGCAAGCATGATTTTAAATTGATATGATGCAGAAGTTGTaatcgagaaaaatagaagtCAATAACAAAGCGGATTACTGCATAATTTATAACAACTTAACAAAACTATTAGATAGCATTAAGatattagtttttattattattattattattattattattattattattattattattattattatctttattattattattattactacattatatttttgttgctATGAACAACATCCTccaacacacacatacacacatatatattattaattttattattattattatttttattattattagtattattaattattataatattttattattatcacaaatAGTATCACAATTAAACTAATACTATGCggatcatataaataaaatacgacAAATTGAGAAGAATAGTTGTACTCCAGTTTCATTTTAAAAGGTTCGTACATTTGAAGTTTTCAATTGCATTTCGTCTTTCGTACATACTGCTTGCTTTCTCTTTAGCGATTAACATTTAagtgaaatatttatactatagTGTAATATTTGTCACGTTATATCATTGCATTCATACGATCGTTGCGTTTAAGATTTGATTCCTCTATTAATTCTAAGCACAATTACATTTTTGGGGAAGTTAGGTAACAGTGTGACGCAAAgacttcattttttttgtacttaagacattataattttatttatgattttttgaTTTAACTATTCAGTTGTTATTAACCTTTTGAAATGAACTGATTAGGGaaacgattaaaagaaaaaaaaaggaatgtgaaaaaaagaaaatacattgtGACTCAAATTCGTCTGACTTGGGTGGATTCAAATATATAGATGCAAATTTCACAAATTGCGTTAAAGCGATCATCGACCCAAGTATCGTGAAGATGTTTTATACATgcatttttttacatacacaTTTTATGGAATCCTTTGTACCAAAAGGCATTTATAGCAAACATTGTGCCAGGgttagaatatattttgatgCGACTAGCAAACATGGAAAATatactaattaataataggcctttaatatattaaacgaaataaGGTGTTAAACTATGGCTTCCTAGAGATATTTTAGGCAAAATTTCGAAGACATGattctgaaaataaaaaaagtaaaagaacaaacaaacaaataaagcGGAACTGCCATTATACATGCTGTTGATTTCAGAGACAACATATCATGTCGATGCTTAAAGCCGATTAAAATGATATGCAATCTCTTAATACTAGAAATTTTTCCATTTGTGACCACTGTGAATTGTGTATATAATCGCTTTGAGATGTTCATTTctcgttgtttttttattttttatttttcttgtatcaTGTCCTATTTGCCGTTACAAAATATTTGCCgcatacaaaataaaaaaaaaaaaaataaaaaaaataaaagaaaaaattttcaaatggaACGTAGAGgacatgataattaatcgaaACTGTAACGAGAAGTGATCATTGTGAAAGTATTTGATAATTGGGGTTAGCGTCATATACAATGAAACTAGGAGTGAAAAGTGAGGTTTGAAATAACATGGAAGGAAGAGTTTTGATATGTTTTATatggaataaatataaacgttgATTGCATCAtaagtatataagaaaaaagtataataaatgctGAAATAGTAGATCAAATTAAGCACTAATCATGgagtctttttatttatataatcacGCGTAGAaagtattgttttatttttttttttttttttttttttttttcataacagAAAATCAATACATTCAAGTATAATTgacatataacaaaaaaaagcaTTAAGTTGTTATCGGGTCTTCCTTCAGTTGTTTAAGCGTTCGAGCTAATCTAGGACTTGCCAGATCTAATGGTGTTTTGCGTTCTTTGTTGGTTAACGTTATATCGGCGCCATTTATAACCAACAATTTTGCCTCTTCCAGACGATCCTCCTCGCAAGCTAAATGCAACGCGGTATTTCCATATGCGTCCTTTTGatctaaaataaatgatcCACATAACATTCATATATTAACATAAGATGAGATTCATTAATTATGTTCACAAAAATCATCAAATAATACAAGACCTATCTTTAAATCTTTTCCATATTCTATTAACAATTTAACTATCGCAATATTTCCTTTTGAAGCAGCTCTGTGCATAGGAGTCGCTCCTCTTTTGTCAGTGATATTTATATCCGCATATTTTTCGAGCAATGCAACGCAAATTGACTTCCAATTTTTCGATGCTGCGTATTGCAATGCCGAATGTCCATCCACAGTCTTTGCATTAACATTTGCACCTTCGGCAAGCAAAGTGTTAACAACTTTTTCTCGTCCAGCAGAGGCTGCCAAAATTAATGGTGTCATATTCGTCTATGAAATGatcattgaataaaaaaattgtttaaaattatatttcattatttcgattttttttcataattaatggTGCGAAAATTCAATGCAAGACAATATCGTACGTTTTTTACGAGTGATATAGGTAtacgtaaaaaagaatattgaaattacccgctcatttatattacatacgaaatgaaattttccttGCCAGTTTTGTCATCGTGatacaaaataaacaaaatataaactcACGTCGTCTGTTGGATCAACCGGTACACcgagagataataaatatctaactAGATCATCGTGTCCGCCTAAAGCACTCCAGTGTATTAACATTCGTCCAttctaaaaaacaaatatgcaGTTTAATTTTCACTTTATAACCTCAATCGTCGATCATGgtttattaaatttgaataCTTACGCCGTCTGTTTGTGTTTTCAAAGATTCAGTTTCATTAAGTAGAATTTTCACATCTGACGTCTTACCACGATAAGCTAAATCATATATTGATTCATGCTGAgccattttatataaatgaatttaataatattctttacaaTCACTATCGCGAAGTTTGAACTCCTAAGACATTATGTTTACCTCGCAACATCAAATCGATACATGAATTAATGATTGTTTTGACAATACATGTgctatattaatttaattaatatccataaatttataatcgttattataaatgttattttatttataaacattacttttactatcaatattaaaataataaactgtTTTATCAACAATGCTTTGATAAGTCCAACTTATCAATGGAACCATACTGAGTAGCGTTCTATGTTTTTTCGAAACACATTCGAAATAAATGAGGTTAgattattaatacatacaattcagaaataaattctaaatatctaagtaaataataaaaaagtctgtatatatatatatatatatatatatatatatatattaagaatttaACTTATAAATAAGATGATCGGTAATAAAACACTCcttagatatttaataaaaagtaatagttCAGTATTTAAGTATTTTGTGAtaactaaaaagaaatttaatgaacaaaattgtttaattCTGCCTTTAACGACAAATCGTTTATTCCACATTGCTCAAAATCTTTATAAAGAAgaggaaacaaagaaaagtaatactCTTATGACATCTTTGtttgaaaatacaaaagaaaaacgaaaagagactTTCATTGACATTATAAGGATTTatgaacaagaaaaatataaaagaggtcaaatagaatttattaaattagcTTTGAAATACATGAAAGTTTATGGTATAGATAAAGATATTGAAGCTTATAAAgccttattaaatatttttccaaaagGACCATATATtccaagaaattattttaatgtcgtgttaaaatattatccaaAACATCAAGATACTGCTACCGATCTATTACAACAAAtggaagataataacgtaataccTGATGAAGAAATACaagatattcttttaaatatctttggTAAACATGGTAGaccattgaaaaaattatggCGAATGTTATATTGGATGCCtaagtttaaaaatttaaatcctTGGCCTGTTCCTAGACCAGTACCTACAGATCCAAAAATACTTGCCAGAATAGCAATACAAAAGATAAGTAGTATTGATGTAACAGCACTTATATCTGAATTTGAGACAAAAGATATAGAGGAATCTATTGAAGATACATGGATAATATCTGCTATGAGTCCCATTCAAAAAGATTTAGTAATACAACATTTTAAATTAAGGAAGGATTTGCCTATGTACGTAGAAGGTCCTTTCAAGATTTGGGTTGCAAATCAGTCAGTCGATTACTTCATTTTGAGATCAGATCCAAAAAAGAGTACTTATGAATATGGAGATCCTGATGGTAAGTTAATGACATCTATTGTATTAAAAGTAATTGACTGTATTCGTTAAAGATTATCCATATTTCTTTGTAGATGTTAGCAAGATTAAAATTCCATTTTGGAAGACAAATAAGATCATTGAAGCACCTACAGTACATGAGCAAGAGGATGGTGTTTACTTTGCAGTATGTGCCACTGGTACATCTAGTAAAGATTCTGCAGTATCTTGGATTCGATATTTGCAGAAAGATAATCCAGTTTTAGAACAAATTCTTATACTTATAAAATTGGCATCATCAGTAGAAACAGAATGTATACAATtcataaaagaacaaaaaaatttacaaaacaaattaattaataataaaaacgaatattccaattaaaacatttttaaaattgaaatatttatagatcACGGAAtgtttaataactttattttaacgaaataacataacgtaatattttattttacaatttattattttttgttataaatatacctatttgaaattaaaatcacGTTGGTACTATTAAAGTACTTAACAAGGTTTTGAAACTTAACACAGAGTGGCGCTTCGATCAACATCGACTTTCAATATCATCTcatattttttcgaaaataatttatggTGCTGTACATTGTACACAtgaatattaactttattatgagAGGATAACATAACTTGAATTAAGAGTGTAAATATAAGTAGAAACATACGAAATGATTGAGTCTTGTACAAAGAAGCGAATGTTGTTaggtataattttattaggaGGGTCAGTTGTAATTCACgtttcaatgattttctttaatatcttttacattttgttCGTGATTAATATACGTAAACAGATCATTGTTTACTTTGtcttataaaattctttaataagtAATCgtttatgtacataaatagaataatttcttttttactttatatagaTTAACAATTCTAGTGTTGATCGTTGAAAGTCACTGGACAAATTCTCCAAATAAACTTT includes:
- the LOC124427822 gene encoding myosin heavy chain, non-muscle isoform X2 — translated: MADIDSRVDRSDPELRFLSVDRNSFNDPATQAEWTQKKLVWVPHETQGFVAAGIKGERGDEVEVEIAETGKRVHVAKDDIQKMNPPKFDKVEDMAELTCLNEASVLHNLKDRYYSGLIYTYSGLFCVVVNPYKRLPIYTEKIMERYKGIKRHEVPPHVFAITDTAYRSMLQDREDQSILCTGESGAGKTENTKKVIQYLAYVAASKPKSNATPSPALIIASGSVSDKFAGELEQQLLQANPILEAFGNAKTVKNDNSSRFGKFIRINFDASGYIAGANIETYLLEKSRAIRQAKDERTFHIFYQLLAGASSEQKKEFILEDPKHYPFLSNGILPVPGVDDSAEFFSTVKSMHIMGMTNEDFSSIFRIVSAVMLFGSMQFRQERNSDQATLPDNTVAQKISHLLGLSVTEMTKAFLKPRIKVGRDFVTKAQTKEQVEFAVEAISKACYERMFRWLVNRINRSLDRTKRQGASFIGILDMAGFEIFELNSFEQLCINYTNEKLQQLFNHTMFILEQEEYQREGIEWKFIDFGLDLQPTIDLIDKPMGIMALLDEECWFPKATDKTFVEKLVGAHSVHPKFMKTDFRGVADFAIIHYAGKVDYSAAKWLMKNMDPLNENVVSLLQASQDPFVCHIWKDAEIVGMAQQALTDTQFGARTRKGMFRTVSQLYKEQLAKLMLTLKNTNPNFVRCIIPNHEKRAGKIDAPLVLDQLRCNGVLEGIRICRQGFPNRIPFQEFRQRYELLTPNVIPKGFMDGKKACEKMIQALELDPNLYRVGQSKIFFRAGVLAHLEEERDYKITDLIVNFQAFCRGFLARRNYQKRLQQLNAIRIIQRNCAAYLKLRNWQWWRLYTKVKPLLEVTKQEEKLTQKEDELKQVRDKLESQLHSAQEYERKYQQAIEEKTMLAEQLQAEVELCAEAEEMRARLAARKQELEEILHDLEARIEEEEERSAALTQEKKKLQLNISDLEEQLEEEEAARQKLQLEKVQCDAKIKKLEEDLALSDDTNQKLLKEKKILEERANDLSQTLAEEEEKAKHLSKLKAKHEATIADLEERLLKDHQQRQEVDRSKRKVETEVSDLKEQLSERKTQVEELQLQLGKREEELNQVMAKMDEEGAAKAQAQKALRELESQLAELQEDLEAEKAARSKAEKLKRDLNEELEALKNELLDSLDTTAAQQELRSKREQELATLKKNLEEETSVHEATLSDMRHKHTQELTALNEQMDALKKTKAALEKAKGSLEAENADLATELRSISASRQESDRRRKQAEQQLADVSAKLGEIERNKQELVEKVTKLQQETESVMQQLEAAELKTSAALKALATCESQFTELQQQLEEETRQKLALSSKLRALESEKESIHEQLEEEEEAKRGLEKQVLNLNAQLVEAKKRAEEEAEAAAALEESRKRCAKDIEALQRQVEELQAANDKLDKSKKKIQAELEDSIIELEVQRAKVLELEKKQKNFDKVLAEEKAVSEQYAEQRDNAEREAREKETRVLSLTRELDELNEKVEELERGRRGLQSELDELVNNQGTADKNVHELEKAKRALESQLAEQRSQVEELEDELQFTEDAKLRLEVNMQALRAQFERDLQAKEEQAEEKRRGLVKQLRDVEAELDDERKQRAAAIAQRKKMESDYKDMEQQLEIHNKVKEDALKQLKKLQVQIKDYTREIEEFRAARDELAAGAKESERKVKSLEADLMQLTEDLANSERARRAAENERDELQEEVNNNANKGTLMLDEKRRLEARIATLEEELEEEQSISEVAVDRARKGQISIEQLSTDLATERSTTQKLESHRMLLERQNKELKAKLAELETAQRAKTKATIQQLESKINNLDEQLETEAKERFAQQKINRKLEKKLKEMTIQLEDERRNADQYKEQVEKVNARMKTLKRQLDEAEEEISRHKAMKRKAQREMDDMLESQEELTREVANLKNKLRRGGPAISLSSTRLKRGSVQTGGSGDDSTTQDESIDGEENTN